From the Desulfobacterales bacterium genome, the window CGGGTATATTTTTGGTATTTTATAGGTAGGTATTTTTTCATCTATGCATAAAGCTAACAGCTGTTCACGAGTCATTGCAACTCCTGTAAGTTTTTTTACATAATCTAATGACGTTTTAATTAATTCTTCATCTACGCTGTTCATATCTACTTTTGGACGAGTCTCTATATTCCAGATACATATTGTCTGGTCTGAGGATGCAGAAAAAAGAAATTTTCCGTCATTGGAAACAGTTAGAGACGTAATTGCACCTTCATGTCCCACAAAATTTGCAACAGGCTTCATACCCAAAGTACTTAATAATTTTAAACTGCCATTATATCCACCTACAGCAATACAATTCCCATCTTGTGTAAATGTATAAGACAAAGGATATATTTCTATCGAAGAAGATTTTATTTCATCTATTTTATTTCCATCTTTTACAAGTGTTATAACCTCTCCATTTCTTTCTTGTTTAATGCTATATACACCATCTGTTAATTTAGAACGGTTAAATATGGATTCATCAGTAACAGTTCCTCCTGAAGCTATGCTCCATTTATCAGAAATTGAGCGGATAAGTATAGTTTTTTCTAATGTTCCAAACTTTTCAGGGCATAATGCTTCTTCAGGGCATGGATTTTTATATCCAAAGGCAATTTCTTTGCCATCTTTAGATATGCCTAAAGAAAAAATAGAGCCCCCAACCCCTTCTAATCGTTTCATTACTTTTCCTGTCTCAATATTCCAAATCAATATTTCTTGATTATTGCCTCCCCCTGTAGCGGCTGTCTTGCCATCAGGAGATATAGTAACAGCGCCTATCGAATTATTATGTTCATTAAAATTAATAATTTTTTCTCCTTCAGGTATTGAATAAAGGCAAGCATTATAAGGAGATGAAGAACAACCTGTTAAAAGCTTAGTTCCATCAGAAGAAAAATATAAAGAAAATGGCATATTTTCTTCTTTTGCTAATACTTTTATGAAACTGCCGTTTTTACTATCCCACAACATTATGGTATTGTCAGCACTTGCCGTAACAATAAATCTATCTTTTGTATCCCATGCTATAGAATGAATCCTTTGTTCATGATTTTTTCCGATAGCAATACATTTGCCTGTAGTTACATCCCATAGTCTCATAGTTATATCGTCGCTGACAGAAGCAATACGTTTGCCGTCAGGTGAAAATGCTATTTGATTTATTGCTGTTTCATGTCCTTGTAAAACCATAGATAATTTACGAGTTTTAATATCCCATAACCTTATTGTGCTATCAGAAGAAGCAGATGCCAGTATCTTACCGTCAGGTGAAAAAACAAGAGAAAAAATTGTATTACTATGTCCTTTAAGACTGCCGATTATCTTTCCTGTTGTAAAATCATAAAGCCTTATTTCTCCAATCATAGCGGTATGTAACATGTCTTCTTCAGCAAAAAAACCTCCAGCTGCTAATATTTTTTCGTCAGGAGAAATCGCTATATCATATATTTTGCCTACATTTCCATTACCTTTCTGTCCAAGTAAAAGACGGGTAGTTGTTTCTTTGTTTATGTCCCATACTCGTATCCATTTATCCTCTCCTGCTGATATTAGATATTTGCCATCTTTGGTGAAAATTATTTTTTTAATTAAAGATTTGTGTCCTCCTGGCTCAATTGTAAGAATTGGTTCAGCTGAAGAGCTTCCTAATGATATAATCTCGACTCTTCGGTTAAAAGCCCATGCTTTTTCATTATCGTTCGGGTCAAAAAGCAAAGTCTCTCCGTAACCTCTTGCGATAAGACGTTTGCTGTCAATTTTAAAATTGCGTATAAGATATTGACGAACACTTTCAGCTCGTTGTTCTGAAAGCCGCATATTAATATCATCAGAACCGCGCTGGTCAGTATGTCCTCCGATTTCAAAAGAAAATTTTTCAAGTTGAACTATAGCTTTTCCTAATTCTTGTAATTGCGGTTCAGATTCGGCAAGGATATCTGCCTTATTTGTAGCAAAATTAATGGTAATAATTATTTTGCTAGGGTCATTTAATATATCATCAGCTGAAATAAACCTCTTGTCTGACTGCTCTTTTGGAGCTGATTCTAATCCAAGATTTTGAGCTATAACATCAGCTAATTGCATGAATATAAGTTTTTGGCTGCCTGAAACAATATTAGACATTTCATTTAGAAGTTTGTAAATCCTTTGAAAAGCATCTTGATTGTTTTGTATCAGATTTGTTATTTCAACATCTATATTTTGTTCAGGATTTCTTGATTTTTTGTCGTACAAATCTACAAAAGAATCTAATAATAACGCATCTTCATCGGATAAATTAACTCCTTCCATCTTTTTAAAAATATCGCTAAATGAAACGGAGTTAAGATTGAGAAATAATTCTTTTAGTTGATTTATATATTGAGATTCTCCTGATAGCACTTTATTACCTAATACTGCTATTTCTTTATCGCCCATAATCTCAAACGTAAATTCTAATAATGATTTTGCCACAATAAAAGTATTAGGATTATCTTTAATTAGATTATTTAAATTAACCTCAGCATTTTCTGAAACTAAAGCTTGAAAAAAAACATCTGAAAATTTCTGCGGAGACATTTCTACTTTACCGACTTCTATCCATTTTGACGCCATTAGCATACCGGATTTAACATTAGGAGGAGGTGGAGGACTTTTTAATACAGCTTCTTCAATAATTTTTTTAAACTCAGACGCAGTTTTAGGATTTTTCCTTATAAGTTGCTCTATGGCTACAATATCTTGATTTTGAATAGCTATATCATATTTTTTCCCAAATTCTTCTATTGATATTTCAGTATTTTTTTTAGTAGGCTCAGGATGTTCCGGAGGTTTTATATTTTTTGTTTCATCCTCAATAGCAACCCGTGTCTCAGGTTCGCTTGGTTTAGTTAAATCCATATCTTTTGAAATCGGCGCTTTTGTAGCACATGAAAGTAATAAAAAAGATAATGTCACTAATAAAATTGCTAAAGTTTTTACTTTTAATTTAAACATAATTTATCCAACCTTTTTATTTAATAAAATTTTAACATTTTAGCGATCTGACTCTCCCCATGCCTAACGGCAGGGGCTTTACGGCAAAATTTGTAAAAAAACAACGCTCACAAAAAATTTATCTTTATTATTAACTGACATATTATTCAGGTGATTAAGGCTAAATTTAAAGGCTAATTCAAATTGTAGTTATTAAAAATAGAAATGATATGTCATTTCTATGTGAGCTTATAGTAGAGACAATCAATTTGGAGTCTCTACTATAAGTTGATTATAGCGCTAAAGTATAAGATAAAGCGATCAATTAGTGGATTATTTTTCTCGTTTTTTCATTTCTTCGGTTCTTAATTCTCGTCTTAATACTTTGCCAACATTTGTTTTAGGTAGTTCTTTTCTAAATTCTATTTCGGCTGGAAGTTTATATGCTGCTAATTTAGTTTTACAATATTCAATTATTTCGTCTGAAGTAGCTGTTTCTCCAGGTTTAAGCACAACAAAGGCTTTAATAGCTTCGCCTCTTTTAGGGTGAGGAACTCCAATAGCGCAAGCTTCTTGAATTTTAGGATGCTGGAATAAAACTTCATCGATATCGCGGGGGTAAACATTGTATCCACCTGAAATTATCATATCTTTTTTTCGATCAACTATGAAGAAATAGCCTTCTTCATCCATTTTTGCAATATCACCGGTATAAAGCCATCCGTCTTGGGAGATAGCTTTTGCCGATTCTTCAGGCATATTCAAATAACCTTTCATGACTTGAGGACCTTTTACAATTAATTCTCCGATTTCACCTACAGGGACATCTGTTTGTCCATCTGTAAGGCTTACAATCCTTGCAAATGTATCTGGAAGAGGGATTCCAATACTGCCTTGCTTACGTTCGCCTCCTGAAAATGGATTAATATGAGTAGCCGGAGAAGATTCCGTCATACCAAAACCTTCGACAATAACTGCCCCAGTTTTTTCTTCAAAGCTTTTTATAACTTCAAGGGGAAGAGGAGCGCTTCCTGAAAAACATCCTTTTATACAAGAAAGGTCAACTTTATCTATGTCTTTATGACCTAAAAGACCTATAAACATAGTCGGAACAAGGGGCGCAAAAGTAGGTTTAAATTTTGATATAGTTTCCATTAAAGGCTCAGGCTGTGGCTTTGGAACAAGAATGTTAGTCCACCCTGCCGCAATAGATAAATTCATTGATACTGAAAGACCAAATACATGGAAGAAAGGAAGTGCTCCAAGCATAGTTTCATGGCTGTCCTTAAATTGAGGAAACCAAGATGAGAGTTGTTGAACTTGTTTGCTTAAATTGCCGTGAGTAAGCATTGCACCTTTTGATACTCCAGTGGTACCTCCAGTATATTGGTACATTGCAATGTCATCAAAATTAACTTTTTCT encodes:
- a CDS encoding long-chain fatty acid--CoA ligase, with product MEKNELNYENRPWTSNYGSGVPKNVDFNQVTLSEYLEQSTEKFPDRKALIFQGYEITYKDLADMTDRFASCLQSFGVSKGDSVAILLPNTIQCVASYYAILKLGATVVMNNPLYSDRELNHQFNDSGAKVLITLDLLGNRMIDLRSKTKIKQIVYGSIGDYLPFPKNILFKIFGKKKKLAADVKADSNVYKWKDVIAKHSPLKEKEKVNFDDIAMYQYTGGTTGVSKGAMLTHGNLSKQVQQLSSWFPQFKDSHETMLGALPFFHVFGLSVSMNLSIAAGWTNILVPKPQPEPLMETISKFKPTFAPLVPTMFIGLLGHKDIDKVDLSCIKGCFSGSAPLPLEVIKSFEEKTGAVIVEGFGMTESSPATHINPFSGGERKQGSIGIPLPDTFARIVSLTDGQTDVPVGEIGELIVKGPQVMKGYLNMPEESAKAISQDGWLYTGDIAKMDEEGYFFIVDRKKDMIISGGYNVYPRDIDEVLFQHPKIQEACAIGVPHPKRGEAIKAFVVLKPGETATSDEIIEYCKTKLAAYKLPAEIEFRKELPKTNVGKVLRRELRTEEMKKREK
- a CDS encoding OmpA family protein, translated to MFKLKVKTLAILLVTLSFLLLSCATKAPISKDMDLTKPSEPETRVAIEDETKNIKPPEHPEPTKKNTEISIEEFGKKYDIAIQNQDIVAIEQLIRKNPKTASEFKKIIEEAVLKSPPPPPNVKSGMLMASKWIEVGKVEMSPQKFSDVFFQALVSENAEVNLNNLIKDNPNTFIVAKSLLEFTFEIMGDKEIAVLGNKVLSGESQYINQLKELFLNLNSVSFSDIFKKMEGVNLSDEDALLLDSFVDLYDKKSRNPEQNIDVEITNLIQNNQDAFQRIYKLLNEMSNIVSGSQKLIFMQLADVIAQNLGLESAPKEQSDKRFISADDILNDPSKIIITINFATNKADILAESEPQLQELGKAIVQLEKFSFEIGGHTDQRGSDDINMRLSEQRAESVRQYLIRNFKIDSKRLIARGYGETLLFDPNDNEKAWAFNRRVEIISLGSSSAEPILTIEPGGHKSLIKKIIFTKDGKYLISAGEDKWIRVWDINKETTTRLLLGQKGNGNVGKIYDIAISPDEKILAAGGFFAEEDMLHTAMIGEIRLYDFTTGKIIGSLKGHSNTIFSLVFSPDGKILASASSDSTIRLWDIKTRKLSMVLQGHETAINQIAFSPDGKRIASVSDDITMRLWDVTTGKCIAIGKNHEQRIHSIAWDTKDRFIVTASADNTIMLWDSKNGSFIKVLAKEENMPFSLYFSSDGTKLLTGCSSSPYNACLYSIPEGEKIINFNEHNNSIGAVTISPDGKTAATGGGNNQEILIWNIETGKVMKRLEGVGGSIFSLGISKDGKEIAFGYKNPCPEEALCPEKFGTLEKTILIRSISDKWSIASGGTVTDESIFNRSKLTDGVYSIKQERNGEVITLVKDGNKIDEIKSSSIEIYPLSYTFTQDGNCIAVGGYNGSLKLLSTLGMKPVANFVGHEGAITSLTVSNDGKFLFSASSDQTICIWNIETRPKVDMNSVDEELIKTSLDYVKKLTGVAMTREQLLALCIDEKIPTYKIPKIYPLVTIFPGKNGEWIAWTKSGYYTASAHGDKYIGWHMNRGYDRTADWYGAEQFASTFYRPDIVSKTLEIGFEEQALKAINPNQQWIKPVDVVKHAPPEVKILSPNEGIMTKEKEVTLHFEINRQNDDAITNIVILVNGRPVNIRDILIKKQLKETESRTEKHEVKVPLSRGQNLIQVIAETKFAKSVPSGVTVVYETNSKILPRLFILSIGVSEYANKNYNLDFAHKDAEAIVDFFKSQHGKMYSEVNTNLLTNANATREKILEGLDWLGGMAQNDLAIVFMAGHGETSDQNHFYFLGYDANFEKLRATAVKWTEFKDTLTILPGKVILMADACHSGAATREGQRRDGSGIWNTDSLAREFTSAENGVVIFMASQGREFSLENQAWGHGAFTKALVEGLKGPADFDKDGLIHLSEIKTYVQRSVPKLTNNAQHPVISQPLTISDFPVGVK